A stretch of DNA from Caldilineales bacterium:
TAACCAATAACCAATAACCAAACAAAAACCCTCTGCTGGTGGAAGCGAGAGGGTTTGGGGTGTCGTGCGGGTTGCCTGCTGTAGCAATAAAAAATCCCCTTGCGGGGATGAGCAGGATGGCGGTCGCCGGGTTCCTCTCATCTTCCAGTTCGTTCTGCCGGAATTGGCACCCTGTCGCTTAGGCTGCGTCGTTGCAGCGGTCGCCGGGTTGTCGAGGCTTCGTCGGGCCGGTCCCTCCGCCTCTCTGGATAAGAGTAGCTGCACCCTGTTCGGGGTCGTCGCCGACCGGTGTTCAAGGTGCTATGTGATTGGCGGCGGAGATTACAACAGGGCCGCGGGGTTTGTCAAATTTGGGATGAGGGGGTTGGGTTTCAACCACCTGCAAGAGATGGGGCAGATGTCGATGGACTTGCCTGCCAGGGCTTGATGTGCTTCAGCACTTCCGCAAGCCGCTCTTCCGCGACTTCAGAGTCGAAAGCCGCCTGTGCGCGCAGCCAATAGCCGATCGACAAGCCAAAGAAGCGGCACAGGCGCAGATCGGTGTCGGCAGTGATGGCGCGATGGCCGGTGATGATCTCACTGATCCTTTGCGGCGGCACGCCGATTTCTTTGGCAAGGCGATATTGCGACAAGCCCATCGGCTTGAGAAACTCTTCGTTTAGGAGTTCACCCGGTGTTACGGAGTCGAGTCTTGGTGTCATTTTGGTTCTTCAGTGGTAGTCCAAATCATTCACCAACGCTTTATCGGCATCTCAATGGCGACATCGCTTTCATCTGAGGGATTGCTTGTCTCTCAGCATCAAGCCAACGCATAAAGCCGCTCCTGCAGCCAAAGATTGACCAGCGTCTCCGGCGAAACGCCTTGCCGGCGCGCCTGTGCGCGCACCTGGCTGAGTAAGTCCTTGGCGACGGGGAAATAGACTTTGCTGGAAGAAAGGTCTATCTGGACCTCGACCGGTGTCATCATATCCTCGTAGTCTGCGCTACTGTGCGCGTCCCAGAAGTTCCAGAACTCGTCAAGCGTCGTGAAGTCTTCCGGCAGAGGGTCCATGTTGGTATACGAGACAGTTTAGACGGATGGCGTGGCTTGCGGCGCCGCGCCAGTTCGCGCTATCGGCGCATGGCGCGCCTTTGGCAGACGCCTGGCATAAGCAGGCGAATAGCTTCGTATTTTCGCCAGCGCCTCGCGCTCGAAGATCCGTTCTCCGCAGACGGGGCATTCGTAGAATTCCAGAGCAGGGACGATATAAGCTTGGCCTTGATACGCGCCTGCCCAGTCACGACAGACCAACTTGATTTGTTCGCTGCCACATGTGGGGCAGTGCGTGATATTTGGTTTCATGGCTTCAAAAGGCTTTCTTGGACGAAACCAGGAAGTAGTACCGAGTTTCATCAATCTGTTACCACGGCTGCTAACCCATATGATAGCCGAAAGGAACCGCCTCCGCAACCATCCGCGTTTCCCCCTCCGCGTCCACAAACCCCAATCCACCAGAAAAAAGAATTGCCAACACAACACCCCCAGCCTATACTCAGCCCACCATGCCCACCCCGCCCGCCCCCATCCCCATCCTCGGCGTCCCCGTCCACCCCCTCACCTACGAGAGCTGGCTCGACCTCATGGCGGCCTTCATCGCCGAAGGCCGCCCGCGCCAGATCTGCACCGCCAACCCCGAATTCGTGATGACGGCCCGCCGCCAGCCGGCGTTCATGGCCGTATTGCAACGCGCCGACCTGGTGCTGCCCGACGGTGTGGGCCTGCTGTGGGCGGCCAAACGCCAGGGCAAACTCCTGCCCGTGCGCGTCACCGGCTCGGATGGCATCTACCGTCTGGCCGAGCGGGCCGCGCAGGAGGGCTGGCGGCTGTTCCTGCTGGGGGCGGGGCAGGGCATCGCCGAACGGGCGGCCGCCACCCTCCAAGATCGCTATCCCGGCCTGGTCATCGCCGGAACCTTTGCTGGTTCGCCCGCCGAAGCCGACTATGCCGCCA
This window harbors:
- a CDS encoding HigA family addiction module antidote protein, with protein sequence MTPRLDSVTPGELLNEEFLKPMGLSQYRLAKEIGVPPQRISEIITGHRAITADTDLRLCRFFGLSIGYWLRAQAAFDSEVAEERLAEVLKHIKPWQASPSTSAPSLAGG
- a CDS encoding BrnA antitoxin family protein → MDPLPEDFTTLDEFWNFWDAHSSADYEDMMTPVEVQIDLSSSKVYFPVAKDLLSQVRAQARRQGVSPETLVNLWLQERLYALA
- a CDS encoding YgiT-type zinc finger protein; translation: MKLGTTSWFRPRKPFEAMKPNITHCPTCGSEQIKLVCRDWAGAYQGQAYIVPALEFYECPVCGERIFEREALAKIRSYSPAYARRLPKARHAPIARTGAAPQATPSV
- a CDS encoding WecB/TagA/CpsF family glycosyltransferase, giving the protein MPTPPAPIPILGVPVHPLTYESWLDLMAAFIAEGRPRQICTANPEFVMTARRQPAFMAVLQRADLVLPDGVGLLWAAKRQGKLLPVRVTGSDGIYRLAERAAQEGWRLFLLGAGQGIAERAAATLQDRYPGLVIAGTFAGSPAEADYAAIRQRLAAARPDVLLVAYGAPAQDLWIDAHKDDLHIHVSIGVGGAFDHVVGIRRRAPAWLIRLNLEWLWRLLTQPWRWRRQLDLPRFVWAVWRARE